GCCCCGAATATCGGCATTGAGATTCATCAAGCTAACCTGGAGTACAAAAATAGTGGTTTAACCCTTTTAGATGCCCGCGCTATGTTGCGGAACTTCTCGGTTAACTCCGATATTTGCATCTCCGATCTTACTTGGACGCACGCAATTCCTTATGAGTTCCTCTTAGATTTTGACATCATCTTGGTGCCTAGTTCTACTTCTAAATTCGAGATGGCCAGTACCGAAATATTTATCCTTGAATATGCCCAGCTCTACCTTTCCAAGTTTTCAAATAACAAACAACTGATCCTGGTTGCACCTAGTAGAGTGGATAAGAATTTCTCTCCTGCTACAGCGTTTACCAATTTAGAGTTTTTAAATAATTGTTTAATTGCCCCACCACTCTATATCGCGCCCAATATCGATCAGTATGTCTATCACGACTTTTTATTCTTATCGACCGATGATGCGGTCTCCAATAATTTTATGGACTTTGGCCGCTTTGTTCATGAGAAGATTGTTGCGCAAGCTGTCCAAAAATCCCAAAAAGCGAATATCAATCAATACACTGGTCTAGTCGGAAAAAAACTCAGCATCCTCGATGACTACCGCTTAGGACGAATCCGAGCACGTAATGGAGAGGCGGGAGACCAAGAGGCGAGAGAAACAATCTCTAGAAAAGTAGGGGAAATGACCTCAAACTTTATTCCCCACTTCCTAAAAAAGAATAAAGATACCCCTGAATAATAGTTCGTTAGTTTGTATTTGGGTGGATCGTATTAAGCATTGCAATCATTTGAAGGTATTTTGGTGGCATTCCAAATGAAGCTGCATTCTCTACACCAGTACTCTTAGTTTTTGAGATCGCCGCCAAAATCTCTGGGTCAATCTCAATTTTTTTAGGCTCCTCATCTAAATCAAAATCGCCATCCGCTTTTGCAATCACGATCTTTTGAACGGTAGGAACATCGTTCTTGATTAAGACAATCCAAGTATCGGTTAAAAGTGTGCTGTTTCTGAATAAGCCCCAACGCCCCCAATAAGTTTGGCTGTCAATGAAATAAGAATCTTCTTCATAAACCTTTAAATCACTGCCGCTGTATTTGTAATGCGATACCGCATTTTCACATAAATCAGCTACAAAAAAGTGAGTACGCTCTTCCGGTGAGATCTCAGTCGGTGCCAAGGTGGGCAACAAAGCCTCAAAGGCCTTTAAATCAAGCATACATTGCGCTACCCTTGTCTCGGGGTTGGGATGCGATGCGCCATGCATGAAATCCGATTCCTGCGCTTTTGTTCCATCTGGAAGATACTGATCGGCCAACTTTTTAAGTACTGAAAACAAAGCAATTGATCGACCCGATAAGCCGTATTTGCTAATCCAGTATTTTTCGATCTCAAGAGTGGCTTGAGAGAGCTGTTTTAAGAGTTGCTCGTCTTTTGTAAAGTGGGCGCTGTAATTAAAGAAGATTTGGTTGAGGCGCTCCTCCGCCCCATTTGCATTCTTGACCTTGGCATGCCAAAAATCGTTGAAGTCCTGATAGTTGGCACGAGAGCAATATGGCAAAAAAGCGACGACATTGAATAAAGCCTGGCACATTATGTCTGCGCCAGATTTACCACCCAATACAGCGTTAAAGAGTCCCAAAAGAATACTTTCTGATTAAAAGGACAATACTAAGCTACACCAGCCTCTTTTCGTACTTTCATCAATTGATCAGCTCGCTCTTTCATTTGTTTGATCTTGCGATTGCGATTCTCAACTTCATAGTTATACAGCATTGCCTCGTAAAGGCGCTTACGTAAAAGCTCCGAAAGCAATGCGATGACAAATAGGTTGAAAAACATCCACCATAGATCGGCTACCAATAAAATATCGGCGATCCCCAAGCATAAGATACTCGTTAAGCGTAAATAGTTGGTTTCAGAAAACTGCACTTCATTCATTGCGATAACCCAATATTCTCTAGGACTGTATTTATATCAAAAAAATACGGGGTTTTCTAGCGCAAAATGTCCAAAAATGGTGCATGCGCTCAAAGGCAATTAATTAAACCTTGGTCAATATTTCGTAACTTATTGATTTGTATCGATTTCTAAGAATTTGGGTCTGCTTCAAGCTGCTTTAACACCTGATCACACCGAATTTGTTCCTGAGCGCTTAATTTAGCCTTGTAGGCGTCAGCCTCGGCTTTAGCAATTGGATTGCCCTTTTGAGCAGATAAGACCAGCCAGGCATATCCACGCGCAGGGTCCTTCTCTACGCCCCTACCGTCAATATACATTTTTGCCAGGTTATAACGCCCAACCGAACTGCCAGCAAGGGCGGCTTTTTTGTACCAAAAGACGGCTTGGGTCTCATCTTTGTCCAAGTTAACCCCATACTCATGCCGCCCGCCCAACTCAACCATTGCCATCGTATTGCCATGCTCGGCTGACTTAATCATCCAAAACCAACCTTGACCAACATCTTGTTTGGTACCAATCCCTTGCAAGTACATCAAGGAAAGGTCATATTCTGAACGGGTGTCACCGGACTCAGATAGTTTCTTAAAAAGCTCAAACGCCTTTTTATAATCACCACCTTCATAAGCTGATCGAGCGCGTTGATAATCTGAGCAGCCAACTAAAAAGAGGCTGATGACAATAATCAATAAACTACGCATCTTGATTTACTCTGAAATCCCTATTGTCATTACTTCTTTGCTGGCGCTTTGGGTGCTGCTGTGTCCGCTGCTTTAGGTGGCAGATCTTTCAAATCCTCATCTTCTTCTGCATTATCACCAGCTGGCTTAGCATTAACTAATGGAGCCACTTTGGGTTCTACACGATAGCTAGCACCAAGGTCTCCCCCCACTAAGCGTGCAAATCCACCAATATAACGGCGGCCTAGGTCGGGATAAAAAGGCTCATTGGCCAAATAGCCTTTACTGCGAATACACGATTGGGTATTAACGCTACCCTCGCAACTTGCTACGGCAGAAAGTCGACCAACCTCATATTGTTCGCCAAGGAAAAAAATAAACACGATGAATACCAATGGAGCTACTAACCAAATCAGCAGCTTTTTGAGATAGCCAATCAACATATCTACTTTTGGATTCATCTTAATACTCTCCTTATTGGCGAGGAATTTTACTTGTTTCTGAATCTAAACGACTGGTCTGGCTAACTGATTTGCGCATATTAGAAACAGTATCATTATTGTGAAGACGCGCATATACCTCTACTGTACGCGGATCATTATGGATTGCTGAGTTTCTCATGGCATTGTACATATCGGCTGCAGCATTCTTCTTACCAACATCAAGATAGCCCATCGCAGCGCAGTAATAATAGTCTGTAGCCTTGTCTTTATTCTTTATCCCAAGATAACCAAGATCTGCGATTTCACCAAGGTGTTTACATGCATCTGGATTTTTACTGGCAGCATTAATTGCTAAATTCTTTTCAGCAAGCCGGAACTGGTCAAGGGCGTAACGACGAAATACAGTTGCAGATAAGATAAAGTCTGGGTCTGTGATTAAGGTGGCTCTACCCACATAGTATTTGCCACGCTCATACGCAATCAAGCCACGGTAATAGCTTGCATCCAAATCTTTTTGCTTAATGACTAACTCATCGAGGCGATCCGTGACCCGAATGATGGCCATATTGTATTTAATCACCTCATCTTCAGGCTGAATACACTTTGGATTTTGTACACACGCAACGGCAAGAATCATCTTTCCATAGAGGCGTTGATAACGTTGGTATAGCTTTTCTGCTTCGCTTTGCGTTTTTGCTTTTGTTTTTTCTACCCCCGCGGCAAGAGTCGGTTCAGCAGAAGGTACTGCCTTTTTTTCGGCAGACCAAGCAGAGCTATTAATAAACAGTGTGAGTACAAACAGTGCGATCTTGATGTTCATGGCTTACTTACCCATGCTATCGCTTTTTTGAGCTGGTTTTGCTGGCAACTCTAGCTGCGGATTACGTGGCGATTTCTTTTCCTCTTCCTTTGGCGCTAATTGTGCGGGCGCCCTTAAGTTTGGAGGAATCTCTTGGGCGGCAGGCTTAACAGGCTCAGGCGCTGGCTTTGGTGGTGGAGCTACTTTTTTAAGCTCTTCTTTCGGTGGAGGCGGAGCTTTCTTTAGCTCTTCCTTAGGCATAAATTGTGCCGGCGCCCTTAAGTTTGGAGGAATCTCTTGTGTGCCAGGCTTTACATTGTCCGGTAGCTTTTCAGCCCTTGCTTTTTCATAAGCAGTCTTATCGGCATTGTTTATCGGTTTCTTATTGAGGATCGTTATCGAAATCCGTCGATTTAGGGGATCCTTGGGATCTTGGGTGTTTAATGGAATGGTATCTGCAAAACCAATTACCTGAGACACTTTTGACTCATTCAAGCCTCCAGCCACCATCTCACGTCGTGCGGCGAGTGCTCTTTCTGTCGATAGCTCCCAATTACTATAACTAGCATTGGTGCTATAGCGAGTATTGTCGGTATGCCCCTCAATTCGAATCGTATTGGGTGAGCTTTTTAATGCGCTACCAATAATACGTAGTAAACGTTTTGCAGATGGTGTCGGATTGGCACTGCCAGACGCAAAGAGCGGTTTATTTTTCTCATCCACCACCTGAATTCTCAAGCCCTCGGCTGAGATATCCATAAAAATCTGACCTTTGGCATTCTTTAACTCTGGATCAGAATCTACCTGTTTGTTAATGTCATCACGAACCATCTCATTTTTGGTTCGATCCTTACGGGCATTCTCAATTTCGGTAACTGAAGAATCGCTAATCCTGCGTTGCTCAGTATCCGCATCGGCGCGACTTTCCTCACCAACGGTTTTTGATATGTTGTCGCCGCCACCTTTAATGATGCGGGTTGCATCACCCGATCCCTGCCCGCCAGACAAAGAGACCCGCAATGGGTTTTGAAAATACGATGAGATACCTGCGAGATCACCTGCTGTAGTTGAGCCTAGAACCCACATGAGCAGGAAGAAGGCCATCATTGCCGTCACGAAGTCGGCATATGCAATCTTCCAAGCGCCTCCGTGATGTCCATGACCGCCTTTTTTAACGCGCTTGATAACAATTGGCGGCGCGTCATTTTGGGCCATGACTATTTTCCTTTAACTGCTTTTGTACCCTCATCCAACTCTGCAAAAGTAGGACGTTGATAGGTGAACAATACCTTGCGTCCAAATTCAACAGCTGCTGCAGGTGGGAAATTATTCAAGCTAGCAATCAAAATGGCCTTTACTGCCATGTATGAACGTGTATCCGCTTCGAGGTTTTGCTCTAATACTTTAGCAACCGGTGATACGAAAGCGTAGGCCAACAAAATACCTAAGAAGGTACCAACCAGTGCGGCACCAATAAGCTTACCGAGTTCAGCAGGGGGAAGACCAATAGAACCCATGGTATGTACCACACCCATCACCGCAGCAACAATTCCGAACGCTGGTAAACCGTCGCCCACGTTTGTAACGGAAGCGACTGGAATGTGACCTTCTTGATGATGGACGTCTAACTCCTGCTCCATCAAGCTCTCAATTTGGATAACGTCTAAGGAGCCACCCAGCATCATTCTTAAGTAATCCGTAATGAAATCTACCAAGTGGTGATCCTTGGTGACTGAAGGGTATTTCTCAAACAGAGGACTCGCCTCTGGTTCTTCAATATCTCCCTCTAATGACATCAAACCATCACGTTTAATCTTTTGCAAAATCTCAAACATTAAGCACAATAAATCTAAGTGCATCTGTTTAACGGATGATTTAGTTTTAAAGGCGCTCCCGAGTGCCGCAAAGGTCTTCTTTAGATTAATGATGCTATTTGAAGCAATCATGGTGCCAACAGCAGCACCTACAATGGTCAACACTTCGGTAGGTTGCCATAAAACCATAATATTTCCGCCATGGAGGGCATAGCCCCCTAGGGCACAACCCATCGCGATAATCCAACCAATCGGAATATTCATACGTTTATTTCACCAAAAACTACAGTTTTGAAAACAAAGAGCTTTGTTGCAAACGAGCAAACATTGCCTGGGCAGCATTTAACAAAGTTTGTGATCGGGTGTACGCAGCCGTAGCTTCGGCCAAATTGGTATCCAATAACGCTGATGCAGTTGCTGCCATCTCTGTGCCAATCTTAGACATTGCCATTTTTGATATATCAACCTGTGCCGCTATACCGCCGCTTCTTTGTTGTGCTGTAGTAATTCTATCAAATATGTCATTTAAACCAGCCTCCACTGTGCTGGCGGTGTTTGTAAGGGCTGTTCCACTTGCTAACTGATCCAAGTAGGTCACAAAATCATTGATTTTTGTGTAGAGTGCTGACTGCGTTGGGTCGGCAAGGGTTCCACCATTAAAAACATCTGTGAATTGAACTCCTGAGCCCACTGTAACGTTCGGCTCTATTTGAACCTGATTAATCGTTTCTGGAAATATTGCATTACCAGTGGCGTCTTTAGCTGTCATTTGAGATTTAATCGTATCCCGAATTTGCTCTGCCTGAATCTTTAAGGCCTTAAAGTTTGTGCTGTTTAGGGCTCCATTTTTAGACTGTACAAAGGCCTGCTTTATCACGACTATCTCATTAATGATGGTACCCATTTGAGACTGTGCAATTGCATGCGTACTTGCTGCATAATTCTGGTTTGTTTTGTACATCTCCAAGCGATCAATATCAAAGTCAAGTCGCACTCCACGCGATACCGCATAGGGATTGTCGGAAGCTTTGCTGTAATTATTGCCTGTACCAATCTTTTTTTGCCATTCCATAGCATCCGCAAGACTATTGTTCATCGACTGCACGCCTGCTTCTAAAATCTGGTTTGATGAGACTCGCATAATTTATCCGTTTCTAGTTCATGATAGCTAAGAGCGTGTTGAACATTTGATTACCAGTCTGCAGTATCTTTGTAGAGGCGCTATAAAGCTGTTGGTACTTTAATAAGTTTGCGGCTTCTTCATCTAAATTGACACCAGAAAGTTGATCACGTTGCTCTTTTAAATTATCCAGAACCGTATCATTTACTTTTTGACTATTCTTCCAGGTTGCAACCTGAACGCCAACATCAGTTACCAAATCTGCCACCACATTTCCAAGATGCGCACTTTTTAATTGCGCAGCATTTGCATTTATAGAGCTAATTTTTGGATTTAGTACATCTCCACTGTTGTAGTACATTAATGGATCATTTGGTGCTATCGATATAAAATTTTCTGCAGTTAATTTATTTGCTAGGAACACTGAATTACCTGAATAACCCTCTTTCCAAGTGCT
This genomic interval from Polynucleobacter sp. UK-FUSCHL-C3 contains the following:
- a CDS encoding ParA family protein, which encodes MDTIKVLITNQKGGVGKSTISANLAAYLAIQESKKVSLIDFDKQSSASRWASKAPNIGIEIHQANLEYKNSGLTLLDARAMLRNFSVNSDICISDLTWTHAIPYEFLLDFDIILVPSSTSKFEMASTEIFILEYAQLYLSKFSNNKQLILVAPSRVDKNFSPATAFTNLEFLNNCLIAPPLYIAPNIDQYVYHDFLFLSTDDAVSNNFMDFGRFVHEKIVAQAVQKSQKANINQYTGLVGKKLSILDDYRLGRIRARNGEAGDQEARETISRKVGEMTSNFIPHFLKKNKDTPE
- a CDS encoding tetratricopeptide repeat protein → MRSLLIIVISLFLVGCSDYQRARSAYEGGDYKKAFELFKKLSESGDTRSEYDLSLMYLQGIGTKQDVGQGWFWMIKSAEHGNTMAMVELGGRHEYGVNLDKDETQAVFWYKKAALAGSSVGRYNLAKMYIDGRGVEKDPARGYAWLVLSAQKGNPIAKAEADAYKAKLSAQEQIRCDQVLKQLEADPNS
- the motB gene encoding flagellar motor protein MotB, translated to MAQNDAPPIVIKRVKKGGHGHHGGAWKIAYADFVTAMMAFFLLMWVLGSTTAGDLAGISSYFQNPLRVSLSGGQGSGDATRIIKGGGDNISKTVGEESRADADTEQRRISDSSVTEIENARKDRTKNEMVRDDINKQVDSDPELKNAKGQIFMDISAEGLRIQVVDEKNKPLFASGSANPTPSAKRLLRIIGSALKSSPNTIRIEGHTDNTRYSTNASYSNWELSTERALAARREMVAGGLNESKVSQVIGFADTIPLNTQDPKDPLNRRISITILNKKPINNADKTAYEKARAEKLPDNVKPGTQEIPPNLRAPAQFMPKEELKKAPPPPKEELKKVAPPPKPAPEPVKPAAQEIPPNLRAPAQLAPKEEEKKSPRNPQLELPAKPAQKSDSMGK
- the motA gene encoding flagellar motor stator protein MotA, with product MNIPIGWIIAMGCALGGYALHGGNIMVLWQPTEVLTIVGAAVGTMIASNSIINLKKTFAALGSAFKTKSSVKQMHLDLLCLMFEILQKIKRDGLMSLEGDIEEPEASPLFEKYPSVTKDHHLVDFITDYLRMMLGGSLDVIQIESLMEQELDVHHQEGHIPVASVTNVGDGLPAFGIVAAVMGVVHTMGSIGLPPAELGKLIGAALVGTFLGILLAYAFVSPVAKVLEQNLEADTRSYMAVKAILIASLNNFPPAAAVEFGRKVLFTYQRPTFAELDEGTKAVKGK